The DNA window ACTGGATCAGCAGGGATTCGTTGCCGATGAAAAGGGCGGATTGCGTCATGTCGTCCTCTCGGTGGCGGAAGCCTTGTCAGTATGAACGGAAGCGGGCCGGATGCCGGTCGTCAGCGCGCGAATGTCGTGGGCCAGCAGATCGCGCATGAAGCCGCGCGACCCGCTGCGGCGCGAACTGCCAAGCGCCACCCGCAGCCGGTTGATCGCCAGCCCCGCCGTCTGCGCCAGCGTCGCGGCCACCGCCGTCGCCAGCCCGTGATTCTTGCGGAAATATCGCCAGCGGCTGTCGAACCAGTAGTCCGGCGTGCGCGCCCATTCCTTCATCCCGGTCGAGACCGATCCGATATGCGCGACGCGGCTGGCCGGCACGTAATCGGTCTGCCATCCGGCCCGCGCCGCACGCAGGCACAGATCGGTTTCCTCGAAATACAGGAAATATTCCTCGTCGAACGCGCCGATCCGGTCCAGCATGTCCTGCCGCATCATCAGGCTGGCGCCCGCGACCCAGTCCATGCGCGCGACCTGTTCGGGGATCGGCTGCGGGATGACCGCGTGGCGCAGGAGGCGGCTGATGGGGCCGGTCTGGGCCGCGCCCTCGAACTCGGACGCGACCGAGGGAAAGCGGAAACAGGTGACATGCGGCGCATCGTCGGTGCCGTGGATATAGCTGCCGGCCAGTCCGGTCTGTTTATGGTCTTGCAGATGATCGCGCAGCACACGGATCGCATCCGGCGCGGGAAAGGCGTCCGAGTTCAGAAGATAGACGTAATCGGGCCGCGCCCCGTCCGCCAGACCGGTGCGGATACCGGCATTGTTGCCCGCCCCGAAACCGCCGTTGCGGCCTGACTGGACGACCCGCACGCGCGACCAGCCGCTATCCGCGACCGCCGCGCGCAGTCTTTCCTCGGACCCGTCGCCGCTGTCGTTGTCGACGATGACGATCCCGCCCGCAACGCCCTCCATCGCCGCGATTGCCGCCTCGGCGGCGCGGATGGTCATGTCTGGCGTGCGCCAGTTCAGGATGATAGTCAGAACGCGTGCCATGCCCTACTCCGCCGCCTGCGCCATCGGCGTGTCGATATCGGCCTCGGCCTCGGCGATCACCTCGCGCATGCGCGCCGCCATCACCCTGACATTGGGTTCCAGCACCATGCTGTCATGATCGCCCGGCACCTCGATCACCTGAAGATCGGGCGCAAAGCGCGTCAGATCGTTGTCGGCGAAAACATACTCCCTGGCGCGGCTGACCCATTTCCCGCCCGAGACCTGCCAGTGCAGATCCAGCGGCGGGCGGATCAGCACCACGCGCCCGTCGCGAGGCTGCATGTCGTAATCGGGCAGCGCGGCCCGGAACGCCGCCTCGATGGCGGTGTTGTGGAACTGGTTCGCGGCCTCGGGCGCGGCATTGGCGCGGTCGGCCTGCTGGCGTTTCCAGTCGGCGCGCGCCTTGAACCACTCCACCAGATAACCCGGCCCCTTGCGGCGCAGTTCCGCCAGCTTGATCAGCGCCTTGTCCTGCCGCGACAGATGCGGGCGCATCGGCAGCGGCGTGTCCAGCAGCACGGTCAGCGCGACCTGATCGCCCTGCGCCTCAAGCTGGCGCGCCATTTCCCACGCGATCAGGCCGCCGCCCGAGAAGCCGCCCAGAAGATACGGGCCAGATGGCTGAACCTGCTTCAATTCCGCGATGTAATCCCTTGCGGCATCGACGAAATTGTCGTGCGGCTGATCCTCTCCGAACAGGCCGCGGGCCTGCATCCCATAAAAGGGCCGGTCACCGCCCAGAAGCTGCGCCAGGTGCCGCAGGTTCAGCACATTGCCGAACATGCCCGCGACCAGGAAGAACGGACGCCGCGGCCCGCCCTCGCCCTGATGCATCGGCACCAGATGGGTGAAACGCCGGGCCGGGGTCTTTTTCGGCGCGTCGGAGGCGGCGCTGTCCTGCGGGCCGATGCGATCCTCGATCAGGGCGGCGCAGGCGGCGATGGTCGGCGCCTCGAACAGGACCGAGATCGGGAAATCGACCGAATAGGTCTTGCGGATCGTCGCGAACAGCCGCACCGCGATCAGCGAATGGCCGCCCAGATCGAAGAAGCTGTCCTCGACCCCGACCTGTTCGACGCCCAGCAATTCCTGCCAGAAGCCGACCAGCGTGCGTTCGATGCCGTTGCGCGGTTCGACATAGTCGCTGTCAAGCTGCGGACGTTCAAAGCCCTGGCGCTGTTCGACATCCTCGGCGCCCTGCCCGGCCTGCGCGATCAGA is part of the Paracoccus stylophorae genome and encodes:
- a CDS encoding glycosyltransferase, which gives rise to MARVLTIILNWRTPDMTIRAAEAAIAAMEGVAGGIVIVDNDSGDGSEERLRAAVADSGWSRVRVVQSGRNGGFGAGNNAGIRTGLADGARPDYVYLLNSDAFPAPDAIRVLRDHLQDHKQTGLAGSYIHGTDDAPHVTCFRFPSVASEFEGAAQTGPISRLLRHAVIPQPIPEQVARMDWVAGASLMMRQDMLDRIGAFDEEYFLYFEETDLCLRAARAGWQTDYVPASRVAHIGSVSTGMKEWARTPDYWFDSRWRYFRKNHGLATAVAATLAQTAGLAINRLRVALGSSRRSGSRGFMRDLLAHDIRALTTGIRPASVHTDKASATERTT